From the genome of Papaver somniferum cultivar HN1 chromosome 2, ASM357369v1, whole genome shotgun sequence, one region includes:
- the LOC113347321 gene encoding lanC-like protein GCL1: MEDLTIYRNLSLPSEAFLKSAISLKDQVAEATWREANGRKKGCVDPTVYTGLLGTVFTCLRSYEATGNQNDLLLCTEIVDSCAAFTASTSKRHLTFLCGSGGVYALGVVTANYRNDLQKRSLFLDLFLQVAQERALPAGPEEGGFGMSYELLYGRAGFLWSALFINKHLGEDTIPKDLLIPIVEAVLAGGRAGALNHTGCPLMYRWHGTRYWGAAHGLAGILQVLLHFPLSADDAEDVKETLRYMMRNRFQQSGNYPVSEGNPGDKLVQWSHGATGMAITLCKAAQVFSGDREFRDGAIEAGEVVWKNGLVRKVGLADGVSGNAYAFLSLYRLTGESIYIERAMAFTSFLYQNAPKLVGVDQERESEHAYSLFQGLAGTACLWFDIVSSESSRFPCFEL, translated from the exons ATGGAAGACTTGACTATATACAGAAATTTGTCACTTCCTTCTGAAGCTTTTCTCAAATCAGCTATTTCTCTTAAAGACCAG GTAGCGGAAGCTACTTGGAGAGAAGCAAATGGTAGAAAGAAGGGTTGTGTTGATCCAACGGTGTATACAGGTTTACTTGGTACAGTTTTTACTTGTTTGAGATCATATGAAGCTACCGGAAATCAGAATGACTTGCTATTGTGCACTGAGATTGTTGATTCTTGTGCTGCGTTTACTGCAAGCACTTCTAAAAG GCATTTGACATTTTTGTGTGGAAGTGGAGGAGTATATGCACTTGGGGTTGTGACCGCTAATTACAGAAATGACCTTCAAAAGCGGAGCCTGTTCTTGGACCTTTTCCTTCAG GTAGCACAAGAGAGAGCACTCCCTGCTGGGCCCGAGGAAGGCGGTTTTGGAATGTCATATGAACTTCTATATGGCCGAGCTGGATTTCTTTGGTCTGCATTATTCATTAACAAGCATCTCGGAGAAGACACTATCCCTAAGGACCTTCTCATACCAATCGTGGAAGCCGTGCTGGCTGGGGGTCGAGCAGGGGCATTAAATCATACTGGGTGCCCGTTGATGTATAGATGGCATGGGACTAGGTATTGGGGTGCAGCTCATGGTCTTGCTGGAATCCTTCAGGTTTTACTACACTTCCCGCTGTCAGCTGATGATGCTGAAGATGTTAAAGAGACCTTAAGGTACATGATGAGAAACAGGTTCCAACAGAGTGGCAATTATCCTGTAAGCGAAGGGAACCCCGGGGATAAGTTGGTGCAGTGGTCACATGGTGCCACGGGTATGGCCATTACCCTATGCAAGGCTGCACAG GTATTTTCAGGGGACAGGGAGTTCCGTGACGGGGCTATAGAAGCAGGAGAAGTTGTTTGGAAGAATGGGTTAGTAAGAAAAGTAGGACTGGCAGATGGTGTAAGCGGAAATGCATATGCATTCCTATCGCTATATCGTCTAACAGGAGAAAGTATATATATTGAAAGAGCAATGGCTTTCACAAGTTTTCTATATCAAAATGCACCAAAGCTCGTGGGAGTCGATCAGGAAAGAGAATCTGAACATGCATACTCTCTTTTCCAAGGACTTGCTGGGACAGCTTGTCTATGGTTTGACATAGTCTCATCAGAGAGCTCAAGATTCCCTTGTTTTGAACTTTAA